A genomic window from Macaca mulatta isolate MMU2019108-1 chromosome 19, T2T-MMU8v2.0, whole genome shotgun sequence includes:
- the POLRMT gene encoding DNA-directed RNA polymerase, mitochondrial isoform X24: MLDSPQTCCPTRPSSSAWGGGARTLGPLKGRWCREGPTATLTPTPTPHTPAPSPHHIPARVLRSGTAGLLPHRCLKQMSQEGLKLQALFTAVPLSEEEQATVLKAVHKVKPTFSLPPRPPPAVNTSKLLRAVYAKDGPVSYPKLHLPLKTLQSLFEKQLCVELASKVCVVSVEKPALPSKEVTHARKTLQTLRDHWEKALCRVLQETKNHLEVEVHKGRFSLYPFLCLLDEREVVQMLLQVLQALPAQGESFTTLARELSARTFSRHVVQRRRLSGQVQALETYYRKYLHLLASDTKVPNPCLPRQYWEALGAPEALREQPWPLPVQMELGKQLAEMLVQATRMPSSLDNRHGSSRLVPVLYHVYSFRNVQQIGILKPHPAYVQLLETAAEPTLTFEAVDVPMLCPPLPWTSPHTGAFLLSPTKLMRTVEGATQHQELLETCPPTALHGALDALTQLGNCAWRVNGRVLDLVLQLFQAKGCPKLGVPAPASEAPQPAEAHVPQSAAPARKAELRRELARCQKLAREMHSLRAEALYRLSLAQHLRGRVFWLPHNMDFRGRTYPCPPHFNHLGSDVARALLEFAQGRPLGPHGLDWLKIHLVNLTGFKKREPLRKRLAFAEEVMDDILDSADQPMTGRKWWMGAEEPWQTLACCMEVANAVRCSDPAAYVSHLPVHQDGSCNGLQHYAALGRDSVGAASVNLEPSDVPQDVYSGVAAQVEVFRRQDAQRGTRVAQMLEGFITRKVVKQTVMTVVYGVTRYGGRLQIEKRLRELTDFPQEFVWEASHYLVRQVFKSLQEMFSGTRAIQHWLTESARLISHMGSVVEWVTPLGIPIIQPYRLEHKVKQVRGGIQSITYIHNGDISQKPNTRKQKNGFPPNFIHSLDSSHMMLTALHCYRKGLTFVSVHDCYWTHAADVAVMNQVCREQFVCLHSEPILEDLSRFLVSRFCPNPTPRKISQCWEASQLKETLQAVPKPGAFDLERVKHSTYFFS, encoded by the exons ATGCTGGActcaccccagacctgctgtCCTACGCGGCCATCCTCCAGTGCATGGGGAGGCGGGGCCAGGACGCTGGGACCATTGAAAGGTAGGTGGTGTCGAGAGGGCCCCACCGCTACcctcacccctacccccaccccccacaccccagcccccagcccccaccacaTTCCTGCCAGGGTCTTAAGATCTGGGACA GCAGGCCTGCTGCCCCACAGGTGTCTGAAACAGATGAGCCAGGAGGGGCTGAAGCTGCAGGCGCTCTTCACCGCCGTGCCGCTGTCCGAGGAGGAGCAGGCCACTGTGCTGAAGGCCGTGCACAAGGTGAAGCCCACCTTCAGCCTCCCGCCGCGGCCGCCGCCCGCGGTCAACACCTCGAAGCTGCTCAGGGCCGTGTATGCCAAG GATGGGCCGGTGTCCTACCCGAAGCTACACTTGCCCCTGAAGACCCTGCAGTCGCTTTTTGAGAAGCAGCTTTGCGTGGAGCTGGCCAGCAAGGTGTGCGTGGTGTCTGTGGAGAAGCCTGCATTGCCAAGCAAGGAGGTCACGCACGCG CGGAAGACCCTGCAGACCCTGCGGGACCACTGGGAGAAAGCGCTGTGCCGGGTGCTGCAGGAGACCAAGAAccacctggaggtggaggtgcaCAAGGGCCGGTTCTCACTGTACCCCTTCCTGTGCCTGCTGGACGAGCGCGAGGTGGtgcagatgctgctgcag GTCCTGCAGGCGCTGCCCGCCCAGGGCGAGTCCTTCACCACCCTGGCCCGGGAGCTGAGCGCACGCACTTTCAGCCGGCATGTGGTGCAGAGGCGGCGGCTCAGTGGTCAGGTGCAGGCGCTGGAGACGTACTACAGGAAGTACCTGCACCTGCTGGCCTCGGACACCAAG GTGCCCAACCCCTGCCTGCCGCGGCAGTACTGGGAGGCGCTGGGGGCGCCCGAGGCCCTGCGGGAGCAGCCCTGGCCCCTGCCAGTGCAGATGGAGCTGGGCAAGCAGCTGGCGGAGATGCTGGTGCAAGCCACGCGGATGCCGTCCAGTCTGGACAACCGGCACGGCTCCTCCCGGCTTGTTCCCGTGCTCTACCACGTGTACTCCTTCCGCAACGTCCAGCAG ATCGGCATCCTGAAGCCGCACCCGGCTTACGTGCAGCTGCTGGAGACGGCCGCGGAGCCCACGCTGACCTTCGAGGCGGTGGATGTGCCCATGCTGTGTCCCCCGCTGCCCTGGACCTCACCGCACACGGGCGCCTTTCTGCTCAGCCCCACCAAGCTGATGCGCACGGTGGAAGGCGCCACGCAGCACCAGGAGCTGCTGGAAACCTGCCCGCCCACCGCGCTGCACGGCGCTCTGGACGCTCTCACCCAACTGGGCAACTGCGCCTGGCGCGTCAACGGGCGGGTGCTGGACCTGGTGCTGCAGCTCTTCCAGGCCAAGGGCTGCCCCAAGCTAGGCGTGCCGGCCCCGGCCTCCGAGGCTCCCCAGCCGGCGGAGGCCCACGTGCCGCAGAGCGCCGCGCCCGCCCGCAAGGCTGAGCTGCGCCGGGAGCTGGCGCGCTGCCAGAAGTTGGCCCGGGAGATGCACAGCCTGCGGGCGGAGGCGCTGTACCGCCTGTCTCTGGCGCAGCACCTGCGGGGCCGCGTCTTCTGGCTGCCGCACAACATGGACTTCCGCGGCCGCACCTACCCGTGCCCGCCGCACTTCAACCACCTGGGCAGCGACGTGGCGCGGGCCCTGCTGGAGTTCGCCCAGGGCCGCCCGCTCGGCCCGCACGGCCTGGACTGGCTCAAGATCCACTTGGTCAACCTCACCGGGTTCAAGAAGCGCGAACCGCTGCGGAAGCGCCTGGCCTTCGCGGAGGAGGTGATGGACGACATCCTGGATTCGGCGGACCAGCCCATGACG GGCCGAAAGTGGTGGATGGGCGCTGAGGAACCCTGGCAGACGCTGGCCTGCTGTATGGAGGTGGCGAACGCCGTACGCTGCTCCGACCCTGCTGCCTACGTTTCCCACCTCCCCGTCCACCAG GACGGCTCTTGCAACGGCCTACAGCATTATGCTGCCCTGGGCCGCGACAGCGTGGGCGCCGCCTCGGTCAACCTGGAGCCCTCGGATGTGCCCCAGGACGTGTACAGCGGCGTGGCTGCGCAG GTGGAGGTGTTCCGCAGGCAGGATGCCCAGCGGGGCACGCGGGTGGCACAGATGCTGGAAGGCTTTATCACCCGCAAGGTGGTGAAGCAGACGGTGATGACTGTGGTGTACGGGGTCACCCGCTACGGCGGCCGTCTGCAGATTGAGAAGCGCCTCCGGGAGCTGACCGACTTTCCCCAG GAGTTTGTGTGGGAGGCCTCCCACTACCTCGTACGCCAGGTCTTCAAGAGTCTACAGGAGATGTTCTCAGGGACCCGGGCCATCCAG CACTGGCTGACCGAGAGCGCCCGCCTCATCTCCCACATGGGCTCCGTGGTGGAGTGGGTCACACCCCTGGGTATCCCCATCATCCAGCCCTACCGCCTGGAGCACAAGGTCAAG CAAGTACGAGGTGGGATTCAGAGCATCACCTACATCCACAATGGAGACATCAGCCA GAAGCCCAACACGCGTAAGCAGAAGAACGGGTTCCCACCGAACTTCATCCACTCGCTGGACTCCTCGCATATGATGCTCACTGCCCTGCACTGCTACAG GAAGGGCCTGACCTTCGTCTCTGTGCACGACTGTTACTGGACCCACGCAGCTGATGTCGCCGTCATGAACCAG GTGTGCCGGGAGCAGTTTGTCTGCTTGCACAGTGAACCCATCCTGGAGGACCTGTCCCGGTTCCTGGTCAGCCGGTTCTGCCCTAA CCCCACACCCCGGAAGATCTCCCAGTGCTGGGAGGCCAGCCAGCTGAAGGAGACCCTGCAGGCAGTGCCCAAGCCAG GGGCCTTCGACCTGGAGCGGGTGAAGCATTCCACCTACTTTTTCAGCTGA
- the POLRMT gene encoding DNA-directed RNA polymerase, mitochondrial isoform X23 produces MHMQQLEVNLQMQVQSQSEELKVWPKHLQVEPRLLSKQLAVFLAPESSWEEQLPRVLQEAPRKLRLTVGRAPSTQAQLSGQQQKLLAFFKCCLLTNHLPLAHHLLVTHHSQQRKQKLLTLDMYNTVMLGWARQGAFRELVYVLLMVKDAGLTPDLLSYAAILQCMGRRGQDAGTIERCLKQMSQEGLKLQALFTAVPLSEEEQATVLKAVHKVKPTFSLPPRPPPAVNTSKLLRAVYAKDGPVSYPKLHLPLKTLQSLFEKQLCVELASKVCVVSVEKPALPSKEVTHARKTLQTLRDHWEKALCRVLQETKNHLEVEVHKGRFSLYPFLCLLDEREVVQMLLQVLQALPAQGESFTTLARELSARTFSRHVVQRRRLSGQVQALETYYRKYLHLLASDTKVPNPCLPRQYWEALGAPEALREQPWPLPVQMELGKQLAEMLVQATRMPSSLDNRHGSSRLVPVLYHVYSFRNVQQIGILKPHPAYVQLLETAAEPTLTFEAVDVPMLCPPLPWTSPHTGAFLLSPTKLMRTVEGATQHQELLETCPPTALHGALDALTQLGNCAWRVNGRVLDLVLQLFQAKGCPKLGVPAPASEAPQPAEAHVPQSAAPARKAELRRELARCQKLAREMHSLRAEALYRLSLAQHLRGRVFWLPHNMDFRGRTYPCPPHFNHLGSDVARALLEFAQGRPLGPHGLDWLKIHLVNLTGFKKREPLRKRLAFAEEVMDDILDSADQPMTGRKWWMGAEEPWQTLACCMEVANAVRCSDPAAYVSHLPVHQDGSCNGLQHYAALGRDSVGAASVNLEPSDVPQDVYSGVAAQVEVFRRQDAQRGTRVAQMLEGFITRKVVKQTVMTVVYGVTRYGGRLQIEKRLRELTDFPQEFVWEASHYLVRQVFKSLQEMFSGTRAIQHWLTESARLISHMGSVVEWVTPLGIPIIQPYRLEHKVKQVRGGIQSITYIHNGDISQKPNTRKQKNGFPPNFIHSLDSSHMMLTALHCYRKGLTFVSVHDCYWTHAADVAVMNQVCREQFVCLHSEPILEDLSRFLVSRFCPNPTPRKISQCWEASQLKETLQAVPKPGAFDLERVKHSTYFFS; encoded by the exons ATGCACATGCAGCAGTTGGAGGTGAACCTGCAGATGCAAGTCCAGAGCCAGAGCGAGGAGTTGAAGGTGTGGCCCAAGCACCTGCAGGTGGAGCCCCGGCTCCTGAGCAAGCAGCTGGCCGTTTTCCTGGCCCCTGAGAGCTCCTGGGAGGAGCAGCTGCCCCGGGTGCTGCAGGAGGCCCCTCGGAAGCTGAGGCTCACCGTGGGGCGGGCCCCGTCCACGCAGGCCCAGCTCTCAGGTCAGCAGCAGAAGCTCCTGGCCTTCTTCAAGTGCTGCCTGCTCACCAACCACCTGCCCCTTGCCCACCACTTGCTGGTCACCCACCACAGCCAGCAGCGGAAACAGAAGCTGCTCACTCTGGACATGTACAACACCGTCATGCTTGGCTGGGCGCGGCAG GGGGCCTTCAGGGAGCTGGTGTATGTGTTGTTGATGGTGAAGGATGCTGGActcaccccagacctgctgtCCTACGCGGCCATCCTCCAGTGCATGGGGAGGCGGGGCCAGGACGCTGGGACCATTGAAAG GTGTCTGAAACAGATGAGCCAGGAGGGGCTGAAGCTGCAGGCGCTCTTCACCGCCGTGCCGCTGTCCGAGGAGGAGCAGGCCACTGTGCTGAAGGCCGTGCACAAGGTGAAGCCCACCTTCAGCCTCCCGCCGCGGCCGCCGCCCGCGGTCAACACCTCGAAGCTGCTCAGGGCCGTGTATGCCAAG GATGGGCCGGTGTCCTACCCGAAGCTACACTTGCCCCTGAAGACCCTGCAGTCGCTTTTTGAGAAGCAGCTTTGCGTGGAGCTGGCCAGCAAGGTGTGCGTGGTGTCTGTGGAGAAGCCTGCATTGCCAAGCAAGGAGGTCACGCACGCG CGGAAGACCCTGCAGACCCTGCGGGACCACTGGGAGAAAGCGCTGTGCCGGGTGCTGCAGGAGACCAAGAAccacctggaggtggaggtgcaCAAGGGCCGGTTCTCACTGTACCCCTTCCTGTGCCTGCTGGACGAGCGCGAGGTGGtgcagatgctgctgcag GTCCTGCAGGCGCTGCCCGCCCAGGGCGAGTCCTTCACCACCCTGGCCCGGGAGCTGAGCGCACGCACTTTCAGCCGGCATGTGGTGCAGAGGCGGCGGCTCAGTGGTCAGGTGCAGGCGCTGGAGACGTACTACAGGAAGTACCTGCACCTGCTGGCCTCGGACACCAAG GTGCCCAACCCCTGCCTGCCGCGGCAGTACTGGGAGGCGCTGGGGGCGCCCGAGGCCCTGCGGGAGCAGCCCTGGCCCCTGCCAGTGCAGATGGAGCTGGGCAAGCAGCTGGCGGAGATGCTGGTGCAAGCCACGCGGATGCCGTCCAGTCTGGACAACCGGCACGGCTCCTCCCGGCTTGTTCCCGTGCTCTACCACGTGTACTCCTTCCGCAACGTCCAGCAG ATCGGCATCCTGAAGCCGCACCCGGCTTACGTGCAGCTGCTGGAGACGGCCGCGGAGCCCACGCTGACCTTCGAGGCGGTGGATGTGCCCATGCTGTGTCCCCCGCTGCCCTGGACCTCACCGCACACGGGCGCCTTTCTGCTCAGCCCCACCAAGCTGATGCGCACGGTGGAAGGCGCCACGCAGCACCAGGAGCTGCTGGAAACCTGCCCGCCCACCGCGCTGCACGGCGCTCTGGACGCTCTCACCCAACTGGGCAACTGCGCCTGGCGCGTCAACGGGCGGGTGCTGGACCTGGTGCTGCAGCTCTTCCAGGCCAAGGGCTGCCCCAAGCTAGGCGTGCCGGCCCCGGCCTCCGAGGCTCCCCAGCCGGCGGAGGCCCACGTGCCGCAGAGCGCCGCGCCCGCCCGCAAGGCTGAGCTGCGCCGGGAGCTGGCGCGCTGCCAGAAGTTGGCCCGGGAGATGCACAGCCTGCGGGCGGAGGCGCTGTACCGCCTGTCTCTGGCGCAGCACCTGCGGGGCCGCGTCTTCTGGCTGCCGCACAACATGGACTTCCGCGGCCGCACCTACCCGTGCCCGCCGCACTTCAACCACCTGGGCAGCGACGTGGCGCGGGCCCTGCTGGAGTTCGCCCAGGGCCGCCCGCTCGGCCCGCACGGCCTGGACTGGCTCAAGATCCACTTGGTCAACCTCACCGGGTTCAAGAAGCGCGAACCGCTGCGGAAGCGCCTGGCCTTCGCGGAGGAGGTGATGGACGACATCCTGGATTCGGCGGACCAGCCCATGACG GGCCGAAAGTGGTGGATGGGCGCTGAGGAACCCTGGCAGACGCTGGCCTGCTGTATGGAGGTGGCGAACGCCGTACGCTGCTCCGACCCTGCTGCCTACGTTTCCCACCTCCCCGTCCACCAG GACGGCTCTTGCAACGGCCTACAGCATTATGCTGCCCTGGGCCGCGACAGCGTGGGCGCCGCCTCGGTCAACCTGGAGCCCTCGGATGTGCCCCAGGACGTGTACAGCGGCGTGGCTGCGCAG GTGGAGGTGTTCCGCAGGCAGGATGCCCAGCGGGGCACGCGGGTGGCACAGATGCTGGAAGGCTTTATCACCCGCAAGGTGGTGAAGCAGACGGTGATGACTGTGGTGTACGGGGTCACCCGCTACGGCGGCCGTCTGCAGATTGAGAAGCGCCTCCGGGAGCTGACCGACTTTCCCCAG GAGTTTGTGTGGGAGGCCTCCCACTACCTCGTACGCCAGGTCTTCAAGAGTCTACAGGAGATGTTCTCAGGGACCCGGGCCATCCAG CACTGGCTGACCGAGAGCGCCCGCCTCATCTCCCACATGGGCTCCGTGGTGGAGTGGGTCACACCCCTGGGTATCCCCATCATCCAGCCCTACCGCCTGGAGCACAAGGTCAAG CAAGTACGAGGTGGGATTCAGAGCATCACCTACATCCACAATGGAGACATCAGCCA GAAGCCCAACACGCGTAAGCAGAAGAACGGGTTCCCACCGAACTTCATCCACTCGCTGGACTCCTCGCATATGATGCTCACTGCCCTGCACTGCTACAG GAAGGGCCTGACCTTCGTCTCTGTGCACGACTGTTACTGGACCCACGCAGCTGATGTCGCCGTCATGAACCAG GTGTGCCGGGAGCAGTTTGTCTGCTTGCACAGTGAACCCATCCTGGAGGACCTGTCCCGGTTCCTGGTCAGCCGGTTCTGCCCTAA CCCCACACCCCGGAAGATCTCCCAGTGCTGGGAGGCCAGCCAGCTGAAGGAGACCCTGCAGGCAGTGCCCAAGCCAG GGGCCTTCGACCTGGAGCGGGTGAAGCATTCCACCTACTTTTTCAGCTGA
- the POLRMT gene encoding DNA-directed RNA polymerase, mitochondrial isoform X21 codes for MHMQQLEVNLQMQVQSQSEELKVWPKHLQVEPRLLSKQLAVFLAPESSWEEQLPRVLQEAPRKLRLTVGRAPSTQAQLSGQQQKLLAFFKCCLLTNHLPLAHHLLVTHHSQQRKQKLLTLDMYNTVMLGWARQGAFRELVYVLLMVKDAGLTPDLLSYAAILQCMGRRGQDAGTIERCLKQMSQEGLKLQALFTAVPLSEEEQATVLKAVHKVKPTFSLPPRPPPAVNTSKLLRAVYAKDGPVSYPKLHLPLKTLQSLFEKQLCVELASKVCVVSVEKPALPSKEVTHARKTLQTLRDHWEKALCRVLQETKNHLEVEVHKGRFSLYPFLCLLDEREVVQMLLQVLQALPAQGESFTTLARELSARTFSRHVVQRRRLSGQVQALETYYRKYLHLLASDTKVPNPCLPRQYWEALGAPEALREQPWPLPVQMELGKQLAEMLVQATRMPSSLDNRHGSSRLVPVLYHVYSFRNVQQIGILKPHPAYVQLLETAAEPTLTFEAVDVPMLCPPLPWTSPHTGAFLLSPTKLMRTVEGATQHQELLETCPPTALHGALDALTQLGNCAWRVNGRVLDLVLQLFQAKGCPKLGVPAPASEAPQPAEAHVPQSAAPARKAELRRELARCQKLAREMHSLRAEALYRLSLAQHLRGRVFWLPHNMDFRGRTYPCPPHFNHLGSDVARALLEFAQGRPLGPHGLDWLKIHLVNLTGFKKREPLRKRLAFAEEVMDDILDSADQPMTGRKWWMGAEEPWQTLACCMEVANAVRCSDPAAYVSHLPVHQDGSCNGLQHYAALGRDSVGAASVNLEPSDVPQDVYSGVAAQVEVFRRQDAQRGTRVAQMLEGFITRKVVKQTVMTVVYGVTRYGGRLQIEKRLRELTDFPQEFVWEASHYLVRQVFKSLQEMFSGTRAIQHWLTESARLISHMGSVVEWVTPLGIPIIQPYRLEHKVKQVRGGIQSITYIHNGDISQKPNTRKQKNGFPPNFIHSLDSSHMMLTALHCYRSRPLCRRKGLTFVSVHDCYWTHAADVAVMNQVCREQFVCLHSEPILEDLSRFLVSRFCPNPTPRKISQCWEASQLKETLQAVPKPGAFDLERVKHSTYFFS; via the exons ATGCACATGCAGCAGTTGGAGGTGAACCTGCAGATGCAAGTCCAGAGCCAGAGCGAGGAGTTGAAGGTGTGGCCCAAGCACCTGCAGGTGGAGCCCCGGCTCCTGAGCAAGCAGCTGGCCGTTTTCCTGGCCCCTGAGAGCTCCTGGGAGGAGCAGCTGCCCCGGGTGCTGCAGGAGGCCCCTCGGAAGCTGAGGCTCACCGTGGGGCGGGCCCCGTCCACGCAGGCCCAGCTCTCAGGTCAGCAGCAGAAGCTCCTGGCCTTCTTCAAGTGCTGCCTGCTCACCAACCACCTGCCCCTTGCCCACCACTTGCTGGTCACCCACCACAGCCAGCAGCGGAAACAGAAGCTGCTCACTCTGGACATGTACAACACCGTCATGCTTGGCTGGGCGCGGCAG GGGGCCTTCAGGGAGCTGGTGTATGTGTTGTTGATGGTGAAGGATGCTGGActcaccccagacctgctgtCCTACGCGGCCATCCTCCAGTGCATGGGGAGGCGGGGCCAGGACGCTGGGACCATTGAAAG GTGTCTGAAACAGATGAGCCAGGAGGGGCTGAAGCTGCAGGCGCTCTTCACCGCCGTGCCGCTGTCCGAGGAGGAGCAGGCCACTGTGCTGAAGGCCGTGCACAAGGTGAAGCCCACCTTCAGCCTCCCGCCGCGGCCGCCGCCCGCGGTCAACACCTCGAAGCTGCTCAGGGCCGTGTATGCCAAG GATGGGCCGGTGTCCTACCCGAAGCTACACTTGCCCCTGAAGACCCTGCAGTCGCTTTTTGAGAAGCAGCTTTGCGTGGAGCTGGCCAGCAAGGTGTGCGTGGTGTCTGTGGAGAAGCCTGCATTGCCAAGCAAGGAGGTCACGCACGCG CGGAAGACCCTGCAGACCCTGCGGGACCACTGGGAGAAAGCGCTGTGCCGGGTGCTGCAGGAGACCAAGAAccacctggaggtggaggtgcaCAAGGGCCGGTTCTCACTGTACCCCTTCCTGTGCCTGCTGGACGAGCGCGAGGTGGtgcagatgctgctgcag GTCCTGCAGGCGCTGCCCGCCCAGGGCGAGTCCTTCACCACCCTGGCCCGGGAGCTGAGCGCACGCACTTTCAGCCGGCATGTGGTGCAGAGGCGGCGGCTCAGTGGTCAGGTGCAGGCGCTGGAGACGTACTACAGGAAGTACCTGCACCTGCTGGCCTCGGACACCAAG GTGCCCAACCCCTGCCTGCCGCGGCAGTACTGGGAGGCGCTGGGGGCGCCCGAGGCCCTGCGGGAGCAGCCCTGGCCCCTGCCAGTGCAGATGGAGCTGGGCAAGCAGCTGGCGGAGATGCTGGTGCAAGCCACGCGGATGCCGTCCAGTCTGGACAACCGGCACGGCTCCTCCCGGCTTGTTCCCGTGCTCTACCACGTGTACTCCTTCCGCAACGTCCAGCAG ATCGGCATCCTGAAGCCGCACCCGGCTTACGTGCAGCTGCTGGAGACGGCCGCGGAGCCCACGCTGACCTTCGAGGCGGTGGATGTGCCCATGCTGTGTCCCCCGCTGCCCTGGACCTCACCGCACACGGGCGCCTTTCTGCTCAGCCCCACCAAGCTGATGCGCACGGTGGAAGGCGCCACGCAGCACCAGGAGCTGCTGGAAACCTGCCCGCCCACCGCGCTGCACGGCGCTCTGGACGCTCTCACCCAACTGGGCAACTGCGCCTGGCGCGTCAACGGGCGGGTGCTGGACCTGGTGCTGCAGCTCTTCCAGGCCAAGGGCTGCCCCAAGCTAGGCGTGCCGGCCCCGGCCTCCGAGGCTCCCCAGCCGGCGGAGGCCCACGTGCCGCAGAGCGCCGCGCCCGCCCGCAAGGCTGAGCTGCGCCGGGAGCTGGCGCGCTGCCAGAAGTTGGCCCGGGAGATGCACAGCCTGCGGGCGGAGGCGCTGTACCGCCTGTCTCTGGCGCAGCACCTGCGGGGCCGCGTCTTCTGGCTGCCGCACAACATGGACTTCCGCGGCCGCACCTACCCGTGCCCGCCGCACTTCAACCACCTGGGCAGCGACGTGGCGCGGGCCCTGCTGGAGTTCGCCCAGGGCCGCCCGCTCGGCCCGCACGGCCTGGACTGGCTCAAGATCCACTTGGTCAACCTCACCGGGTTCAAGAAGCGCGAACCGCTGCGGAAGCGCCTGGCCTTCGCGGAGGAGGTGATGGACGACATCCTGGATTCGGCGGACCAGCCCATGACG GGCCGAAAGTGGTGGATGGGCGCTGAGGAACCCTGGCAGACGCTGGCCTGCTGTATGGAGGTGGCGAACGCCGTACGCTGCTCCGACCCTGCTGCCTACGTTTCCCACCTCCCCGTCCACCAG GACGGCTCTTGCAACGGCCTACAGCATTATGCTGCCCTGGGCCGCGACAGCGTGGGCGCCGCCTCGGTCAACCTGGAGCCCTCGGATGTGCCCCAGGACGTGTACAGCGGCGTGGCTGCGCAG GTGGAGGTGTTCCGCAGGCAGGATGCCCAGCGGGGCACGCGGGTGGCACAGATGCTGGAAGGCTTTATCACCCGCAAGGTGGTGAAGCAGACGGTGATGACTGTGGTGTACGGGGTCACCCGCTACGGCGGCCGTCTGCAGATTGAGAAGCGCCTCCGGGAGCTGACCGACTTTCCCCAG GAGTTTGTGTGGGAGGCCTCCCACTACCTCGTACGCCAGGTCTTCAAGAGTCTACAGGAGATGTTCTCAGGGACCCGGGCCATCCAG CACTGGCTGACCGAGAGCGCCCGCCTCATCTCCCACATGGGCTCCGTGGTGGAGTGGGTCACACCCCTGGGTATCCCCATCATCCAGCCCTACCGCCTGGAGCACAAGGTCAAG CAAGTACGAGGTGGGATTCAGAGCATCACCTACATCCACAATGGAGACATCAGCCA GAAGCCCAACACGCGTAAGCAGAAGAACGGGTTCCCACCGAACTTCATCCACTCGCTGGACTCCTCGCATATGATGCTCACTGCCCTGCACTGCTACAG GAGCCGTCCGCTCTGCCGCAGGAAGGGCCTGACCTTCGTCTCTGTGCACGACTGTTACTGGACCCACGCAGCTGATGTCGCCGTCATGAACCAG GTGTGCCGGGAGCAGTTTGTCTGCTTGCACAGTGAACCCATCCTGGAGGACCTGTCCCGGTTCCTGGTCAGCCGGTTCTGCCCTAA CCCCACACCCCGGAAGATCTCCCAGTGCTGGGAGGCCAGCCAGCTGAAGGAGACCCTGCAGGCAGTGCCCAAGCCAG GGGCCTTCGACCTGGAGCGGGTGAAGCATTCCACCTACTTTTTCAGCTGA